The genomic stretch TGTGTCACTTCTAACACCGTAAAACTCTCCACTATGTCTGAGCCGCCAGCAGAACAAAACCAGGAAGTGGGAATGTTTCTCCAGTGCTGATAAACAATCCCATTTCCTCGGAAGTGCAAAGTCAGGCCACCTCCTGTCTCGCCAGAGCGTCCGTTCAGGAGCCTTATACCCCGGCATCAGTGACTGTTTCTCCCACATGTGAGGGTATGGTGGGTATGTACTCTAAGTCAGGATTTcctctgtcatttccacttAAATCTCAGGCTCGGCAAGTTAGATGGCTGCTTAAGTTTGTGCAAATAATTTAGTCGTTGCTTGGGAAATAAGATCTCTTATCTGacagatgaaatgtgttttctgtttgatccTCTATGGAAAAAGAGGATTAAAGCTTATCCTTAGTGAAATGAACCAGTGAAGAGTCAGAATATTGTAACGGAGACGAGATGCATTCAGAGACatgcatgcttttttttatataggTTAGTCAATCTGTTGTAAgtacacagcacaaacacactcatccacacTGGTTTTGCCACTGTGACACAATCTAGTAGAGGACAGGGTATATTCAGTTTTTTACACTggcctttgtttttgtctgcttttagTTGGGAATgaaccactcacacacaggcctgaTGTGCCACATTGATCCGAAGTCTCGCGCATAAACAACAGAATGCCGAGTTATAACCGAACATTCGTGTATATGTTGAGATGTATGGGGTTATTATGCAGCAGACTTGTGTCATTTGCTTGTGATTTAATCATCTAATTAAAGTACACACAATGGGCCACTGTGCGTAATGGCGCATGAGCTCCGGCGCAACACTTCTGAAGTCAGGTTTTAACATCTGTCCTGTTGCCTTCAGAAGGCTGCAGGGATTTAATGAACTGAGGTAGAAGCATTTCATACGGTAGCAGCTGTGCACAACAGATAAGAATCACTCATATAAATTTATAGCTGAATGAAGATGGCTTTACCTTTTTATTTAAAACGATTATCCTGGTTAGAATGAATGTTGAGGTGGTTTATTTCCATTTAAAGTATTATTCTATTATTGCAGTGCATTCGAAGATAGGGTCCTaaactctcattttctctttttcacgGGCATTTGTAAAGCCAGCAATCCCCTTTGTTGCAGACATTTTTGCATTTACTGTACTGCCCTCTACTGGCCAGAGATTAATGTAGGTTCAAAAATGCATAAGCACAAACACGCTTTGGCTGGATTCCTTAACCCATGTGTTTTGAAGCAAATTCCATGGAAACTGGTGCATTAAAGCCACCAAAGTCGTGACTAATTTATGTATATCCACACATTCACAATATTATCAGTCACAACCTCCTAAAATCAACCACTGACCTTTCCACCAGGTAGTTGCGTAGCCCCCAGACCAGGCCCTTGGCCACAGTGTTAACCCTGGGTGTGAGGATGGCCTGAGACACGTGGAAGGAGCCCTGCTTGGCTCTTTGCTTCAGTGTAGTTTCCAGGAACTAGACAGTAGAGTGTCCGACGCAAACagtttaaacagattttttagCTGCAATCCTCAATCTTGACAAACAGTAAATTGAAGAAATCTATATTAATTTACACTGAATGAGATAAAAGAAGTATGTATGGGGGCTCCATGCTGGTGAGTCGTTATCACAGCCTATCACAGGCTTTGAATGTTTCTGACCTGTATGAGCTTGTTGGGCTCGGTGGTGTTGGCCCAGGGAGCAGGGATCTTGCTGCCAGGCCACATGGCAGGGATGCCCTGAGCTGATGGATGATGGTAGAACACAATCACCTGAggggacaagaagaagaaagaatacGTGTGTTTAAAAGACTGCACAGGTGAAGCTAGGTCCTGATCACAGTGATTTACCAGTAAACCAATGAGAGACTGGTTGTGTTTCAGtgcactctctctcttgccctccttctcctttgcCAACTAAGCCAGTCACAGATTAGGGTCATGGGAACAGGAGTTCAACTGATAGTATCTGAACTAGACACAGACATGCACCTACAAACGTGCAGACACAACATTAAGGTGCATCTGTATGTGGAGCTTCCCATGTCTATATACataagtatgtatgtatttaaaagaggagggaaaagaaagaacaaaaagaagacaGCGTGAGatgaggaaagaaggaaggataAGAAATGTAAAAGAAGGGCACATATAGAGAGAGGGTGATTTagcaaaaagacagaaatgcaagCCAAActccaaaaaacaacaaagagaaatggaaagagaaagataaGAAAGAGCAAAAGCTAAACACCGTGAAAGAAGGAAGGTGGGTCCGATGGTGGAACAAGCATTAATGGGATGACACCCACAACTAATTCCAGTCCAGGACAGTCACAGGCAGCAGGGATTACCTGACCACAGGAGTTAAGTGGGCTgtccagtaaacacacaccagcatatTGCTTTTActtgtgcatgtacatgtataCAATACGCACATATGTAGGCTGCATGTAtttccatgcacacacaagcacaatcaATAGAGAAGACCTTCACTTCCTAGATACAGACGATAATCTTCTATCTCCAACAAAGACTTGAAAGTACTTGAAAATATCTTATGGTATAATTACTGAGCTTTTAATGGTCTGAGATCACCGGAGTCTCCAGAGTATGTGGTTGGAAgtgaaaaatatttgttttgaaatgtttcaggaaGGATTTTTCGAGTAATGTTGCACGTGCACTTTCATTAATGCATTCTGATCTCACCTGGAATTTCTTCTCCCAGAGGAAGTCCAGAGTGATGGCCTCCACTGCACAGTTGTTACAAAGCCTGCTGCCAAACACTTCCTGGAGCATGTCGAGGAGGTACACATGATGCTCTGCGTCCATTGCATAGTAGTGATTGAAGTCTAGAAACACCACCTACACCAATCAGACATCAAAGTCAATCAGTGTGTGGGTCAAATCCTTCTATCAGCCTATAATCATGtatctgtgttttaaaaagaaataattaaaatactATGAAGGCAGCTTCTCACCTCTTTCTTGTGTCTGCTTAAGAAGGAGTTAATTTCTAACAAGCCATCCCTCACCTTTGGGGAAGAACACAGCACATTATACAATGTACATGATAGTACACTGAGTTGTTGTCCCTGCTATCAACCAGTCTGTATATATTTGACTGAGTATTTTACAGCCACAAGTCCATCTCATGGCTCACGACTTGCAGCAAAACACTGGAGACAGGCACATGTCACAGGAGGGATGTTTACAACTAAACTTGCAACCTTTGATCCCTGTTCAAGGCCAAATCCATCCCACCACAACAACATCAGCTGGAAACTAGAACACAACACTGGTAGATCACCGTTGAAGGTGTTAtatgagagaaaataaaggagAAACATCCAGACAAGATGAAATATTTGAGGCAACATTTAAATCTAATTTCGGCAGTTTTGATAAGCATTTAAATGTCAGCACATATTTCCTCTACTGCTCACCTTGTGGCCAAACAGGCCGTGGATGAAGTAGATCTCATTTCCAGGCTCGCCTGGTTTGGAGGACACCCTGAGATCAAAGTAGCGGATTCCTGCATCcagctgctctttaaatgtcAGGTTCTAGGAAGGAGACATTATACATTACAACTGGCTGCAAAGCGCAGCACACCTGCTGTGCTGTAAAATTCACAGACTTTAAAAATCTAGGTTTGTACATGGCACCGATCTGAACTCAGTACCTGGGTCATGGACCACTTCACCATGACTTTCTTGGCTAAGACGCTGAACATGGTGGCCAGGTATTTCACGTAGGTCTTCTGATCGGGACCCACGGGAGCGTGCACGTCCACCCAGTAGGTAAAAGAATCATGAGACCCTAGAGGAGAGAAGATTGTTGATGATGGGGCCAGCAGGAAAGCATAAACGGGCAAAATAGGTTGGGGAGGAAGTGACAAGGTGGTATATGTGTTTTAAGCATATAGTTAATATCACATTCCCCTCAGATATGTTACACTGGTGTAAATCCAGGTGTGATGGGCAGGTGGATAGGCAGGGGGAGAGATCTCATCTGTACGCACGACAGACTCACCTGGCACGGCGAGGTGTTTGAGGGGCATGGCACTGATCTTGGACGGGAGCGAACCCATCCAGTCGGCATTGACATTGCCGATCCCTGCAGGTCGGGTCTTCATGTCAGAAACGACCTATCACCAAGCCCCCTCAGGAAACCGCTCTCCGGTGCAGACGCAGTCCCGGTGACGGATTCCCGTGCGCTCCCAACAGGTAAAAACTCTCAGAGGTCATCTTGTTGTGTCGCCGTTAATCTACATCCACCACTGGTTCAAAACGCGCTCCGACTCGCACCAGATCGAGCGTTGAACGGTTCCTTGCTCGCTCTCCGGTAGGTTATGGCATGGCGTCGCGGTGCACTGTGTTCCGGCGAACCGGGCATTCATTGATAGGACCAGCGGGAGACTAACTACTGTGATAATCCTCTTAGCGCAAAATTCCGCTCGTTATCCCCCCTTCTGCTGCTTCTTGGCTTAACCTGGCTCGTGTGTGTGCGAAGACCACCCCCTGGATACACGGATAcactaagacacacacatgatAAATGTCCACAGAGCATTTATCAGCTCATATCAACTTACCTGTGATCGCCCAGGTGATGCTGGTGATGCTTTGGTCTACtctattcattcattctttggCTTACTTTTATCGGGCCTGGGCCTAATTATTACTATAGGCCTACTGAATTATattaaataatatttaaatggtaaattcacattttaaaactttagACGTGACCGTGTCTTTACAGGTGTTTGTTGGTCGTTtgagacaagaaaaacagccctATAGCTCCATCTATTGGTGTAACGCTTGAACTGCCGCTGTGTTCAGAGAGGTGGTGAAATAAAGAGGTCAcactctcactttttttttttttgtcatcccGAACATTCGTGTCCTCTGAAGAGCTATCGACACACGTCTCACTTAGAAGACATCTTTCAGATCAAGCAGTTTTGTTTGGTGACAAATAATTCATCCTTGGCATTTGGGGTGTGAATCTGGCTGCACAGGCTAATAGCATTTGgtttatttggaaaaaaaaaaaaaaaaaatctaatttatggCTGTGGTTCTCACTTCGTGGAGGGCCTACTTAGAATCATTTTGTCAGTCTATTTGGGTTTGGAAGATAATAGAGAAATGTGTCTTATGGAAAATGGGCAAAATTACTATTGAGAACATTATTATCCAGCTTCAAATTAATTACAATTTCAATCTTAAAGGTGAATTCCGGGTGATTGAGGCAGTTTTGGAATTTCCAGCATGTGTAATCTTACTGGTCATGAAAGAAAACAAGCCTATCAAATGATACATTTTTGTAATACTGAACATGTCACCTATCCATTTGAGGAGGAAAGGTTATGTGATGTCCCAAGGAGGTGAGGCATACCTTTTTGTGAAAACTGACCTAATCCTTTTGTGGTAACATTTAGGTGATTGGGACAGGAACTTTGGGCGACTAGGATAGCACATTGTATCACTGATTTAGGCTACCTGGATGCACATCATTTGAACGGCTAGTAAAATCCGGCTAGTCcatgaacatgtttttggtTGATGCGTGAACACATGAAGATGCTGGGAGCCACTAATCTAGAGCATACAGAGCATACACAATGGTTTGCTATTGCAAGATTGATAGTTTTCTCTCCTAACAAAGCCCTTTCACACTGTCCCAATCATCTAAAATCATGTTGTCCCTTTTAAGCATGGAACAGAATGATACAATAGCATGCTGGAAATCATCATCATATTCGTGTTTCCATTTAAGGTCAATGCAGTATATTAGCGACGACAGTTTTATTACCTTATCGTGAAAACTAGCTAAAGTTATTTTCCTCATCTCACACATTGCACTGTCAATTTCCTATTTGATGCTGACCCCGCCCACCTCAGGGCTGTCACACCAATGAGGACATGCAGTTTTGGTCATGTGTTTTCACAGCGAGGGCTCgtcggaaaaaaaaaagtttttattttctctcttaatGTGAGAGAATAGACATTGCATAGTTGTATTGTCCTGTTTACGATGTGTCGCGATTACCCTTAATTCACCCAATTTGCTGAATGGGTTTTACACTTCCGTAGTCCCACAAAGCATTGCGCCCGCACGCGCCGCTTGTCACCTGTCAACTTAAACAGCAGTCGTCGCGTTTGTGTGTCCGTTGCCATGGAGAACagttgcacgcacacacgcgcccTTTATCGTAACAGTTAGGTTTCGATGCAACGAGACTTTTATCTGGAAAGACGTCGTGTTATCAGCGAACCCAGACAACGGCAAAGGAAAAGGACTGTACACCCCCAGATGGTGAGTTTGAAACTaagagaaaggagaaacagaggaataGGCTTGAACAAAGATGGTTGAGCAGCTGAACTGTCAAAACTGACATGCCAACAACaattgttttcctctttttctggtAACTGTCAAACTACATTGTCTATTTCCAGAAGTTTAGCTGGTTAATcaaaactgttgtgttttcagagatAAGCTATATGttcatgcttttgttttatGGCTAACCTGCTGTGTGTTGAATGTGTGGATATAACAGTAACATTACTGATGGGCAACGCAGTAACCCACAAATTAACTAATCGAATTTATCGTACTCTGTCTCTTGTCCACTGTTAGGTTAGTGTCCACGTGTACTTTCAATATAATTGACCTTGAGTAGCCTCCTCGTGTCATGTGGTCTGGATACTTCTTAATTCCCTTTAAATCCCTCCACAACAGATTGCCATATGTGACAGCTGAGTGCAGGCCAGCAGACTGGCTGGCCTCTCAGCCTGTCCTTATTGTTTGAGTGAGATGTGGATATCACACGGTTTGGTTCAGAGGAATCATTTCTCCTTTGtagcggaaaaaaaaaaagataaattgAGAAGTCTTTATACAGTGTGCAAAAGGGATGACAAATCTTTAAACATTTACGTATTTGTAGCTGCGCTgatgattcattcattaaatGATTAGCAAGAATCATGGAGCTAAATCCAGTTTGGTCATCATTCTCTGCCTGTCGATGGGAGTTTGTCGCCCCATTCAATGAAATGAACGCTAATCTCATTTTGTTTACCTGTCCCGGCTTACCTGCTACAGTATCCTTTAACCTAAATAAAGCAGGTCAGTACTCAAGGAAACAGGTTTTACTATCCATTAAGGTCCAGTCAGGTCTTACTCTGCACACTGTGCGACCGCTGTTTAACCAGCACCACCTGTGTTAACTGCCTTGCTCAAGAAAAACATTATGTGAGTTCTTTGATAGTGCACAACAGTTAATTGTAGGTCTATAGAATTATGTTCAATTGCGGGGACATCATGCTGCACATCATTTGGCACTTTTTTGGCACAGACTTTGTCTGGATATTCTATTTAAGAAATAGCACATGTACTGGACAACCCAACATTAATCCCCCGTGCAAAAGGATAAATTAGGCTTAAAAGGTTCCAGTGAGGTGACTCAGTTCACATCACTGTCTGTAAGACATTAGTTATGAGGCCGATGTCAGACTACATATGTGGATATGATACAATTGCATTAtagaaaggaaaacatttagGGCAGCGTGTTGCCATCCAAAACGAAACAGTGGACAAATATGCATTTAGGAAAATAAAGAATATCATTGTCATGGAGGTCTGACAAccactttgtttttgcttctgtgACTTTTAAGAAGTCCTTTGGGTCAATCTACAATAATAACAGTGTGATCACTGTGGCGTCAATCAAATCCTCTTGCCGGGCAGGGCGCTTGGGAAAGGTAGTGGATGCCGGTAAGCACGATGGTGATGTAACATCCTATTTACATCCCCGTTGGCCTAATCTGCCTTGGGCTGGCTGTGTCATCTCCCTTGGGTGGTCATGTTGGAGCCTCCTACAAGTGAGATACACACTTAATCCTCTTCACTGATGGAAAAACACTAAGTGGtgcttgcttttctttgtccttaGAGCTGTAATAAATCCTGTTTTGGTGGAATTTTCAGGAGTGGGTAAAGCCTCTAAATGTCATTATATTAGAAGTTGATTGGTAACTACTGTATCTGTTGTTGCTCCTAATGtgtatttcttttctgtctctgagggACTGCAAAGGCACAATGTCAACTGTTGGCTGACCCACATTCCCAGGATCCAGCCTTTCTAACAACGGATCAGTTACTGCAAGATGTGTTTTGAACTTCAAGAGTTGGTGTGCATCGTCACATATTGGCCAACTAAAAATCTAGCCTGGGAAAAGAACGATTGAACTCTTTTGGAGAAGAGCTCTGAAACAAAGAGATTTCGTCAGCAGAagaggacaggaaacaggaaagatATTTGATCAATGAATCAGCGCTGTGTTTCCAAGACTTGTTTTATGAATACAGAAAGTTAACAAACTGATGATACCGTCTTGAGAGATGATGAATCGCTACACCACCCTGAAGCAGCTGGGTGATGGCACCTATGGCAGCGTGTTGATGGGGAGAAGCAACGAGTCTGGAGAACTGGTGGCTATCAAGAGGTAAAGATAAtgatattttgcattttttgtctTAGAGATTGCCACtcaaaattttgtttttcttatgcCCCCTAAAATTTCTGACCTTGACTTTACCGACTTGGAGCAAAGTTTCTCACTAGAGAGATTTTTCCTCTCCTGAAGGGGTAAATGTCTGTGTACTTCAAATCTGAGATTCAAAcgttaaacaaataaaagatgATAACTACACTGACCATTCCGATATGTCTGCTAGTTCCTGATTTTGGTCCACTTTAAAACATGTCTAGAGGGGAACTTTAATTgttgtctctcttgtctttctttgctAGACATTAAAGTATATTAGTATTGTATTAGCACAGTGGTCTAAGAATTGTAAAAGTGAGAGTTTGGTTAGTTTAATATTATGATATTGTTTCTTTGTACAGTTTTTACAGTGCTTTACACGTTGCtcacaataaatgtaaatgtagctTATATATTGAACATAGAACTTTTGCAAAGCCGATAtacttaaaaaaatacatatactgtatataaactACAACTATCCCACGCAATGATTTTTTCTGAGCCCCAGATAAACATCACACTAACAGGAGTTCAAAGTGAAATCTAGGGCTAAGGGCCACTGGTTTCCGGCTATCACCAGGGCAAACAAACTAGCTTACATGCCTTTGTTTCAGCAGCGTGGCAGCAGGGTTCAATAATAGATGAGAAACCGGGGAGATGTGTCCACTGGTTGATCATTTGGTTACCATGCAAGACAATACATGTGGTGACGGTGAAAGGGAGTGAAAGTAGAGGGAGTGTGTCAGGTTGCTGACATTGTGGAAGGGACAGCCGAAACTGGCAGGTGCccagaaaggagaaaaagtaTCAGCACGTTCTGTAACTCTTGCATAATTCTAGTTAGAGGGAAAGGTAACACTGATCAGAGATGATAAACTATCGTAAAGGTGTCCTTGTTTTCATGTATATGACAGCACATGATGCGATAAAACAGACAATGTGTCAGCTGAGTCAAGATGTGTTTTGCACTTAATTCAAGCAACAATGGCAACAATCACTTAATATCATTTTACAATCTACAGCTTTTGCTGGTGTTCTTGAAACGAAATGAGCTGAAATTAGAGATGCCTTAAAAAAGCTGAATTATTGATGGAGACACACAAAGGAATTTTGTGAAGGTAATGGCTCGACTGTTTGTTGGAGGTAATAAATACGGCCCGCCAGTGTGTTGTCTTCTGTTCTTTAGGTGATGCATATTTAATCCGTACTCCAAATTAACGTGTGCTTTTGACTTTACTTCACAGAATGAAGAGGAAGTTTTATTCATGGGAAGAATGTATGAACCTCAGAGAGGTGAAGGTGAGGATGGTGACACCATGGGCAGGTTATGGGACAGTTGATAGCAGCAGTACTTCCAGTAACTGGCAACAGGGGGAGACAGCTGCTAAGCACTGTTGCCTGAAAAACTTTCTTTGTGTATCTTTGCATTTAGAATATTGCAAATTAGCTATGTAACCCACACTTTCAAATGTCACACGCTGAAATCAGGCTCAGGGACTGTCATTTGTATTGTATGCTTTACAAAAATTCTGCAGTCTCGTCCTGTGCAGCTTCCAGTTATTACCAACTAATGATAACCACCATTACACTGAACTGTTTGACTCTCTCTGCCATTTGATTCTGATTCATAATTGTaaacatttaatgtcattttagaacaattctgtgttttatgtctaaTATAAACCATGAGTGCTGTTATTCTTGCCCTTTTCCATGATTTGTCACACCAGTCACTGAAGAAGCTGAATCATGCGAATGTGGTGAAACTGAAGGAGGTAATCAGAGAGAATGATCACCTGTACTTTGTCTTTGAGTATATGAAGGAGAACCTCTACCAGCTTATGAAGGACAGGTAAGACCAGAAATACTTTACAATGCAAATATTTGTAGAAGGTATTTAACAACAGTGGTATAGTTATCAGAACACAGCACAAATGTGTTTCCAAAAGTCAGCATCTGGTCAGGAGTTTCCACACTGACAAGCCTGAAACATGGTCAGTTCCAGATATTGATAAGATTGTGATGTAATTTCAATGACCCGATGGAATTCAATGGCTTCCAGTGTAGCATATTATATTTCTGGCACCATGCTGTCAAAAGTTTGCACTTGCCCTACATTCGGCTCTCCCATGCGCACCGCAGACAGCAGACTAATACTGTCTGCGAGGGAAGCCCTGAGGTTTTTGCTAGTTTGGAAACCTGTGTTTGCACTGCACCTGTACACACCAAGGTTTGTCTTGTGCAGACAAGTCGAGGAAGCCCATGATGTTTTACAGCTAGTCAGTTTAGTGGctaaatgtatattttcatgTATGCGTTGTTTTTCAGCATATTTGACCAGTGTATGTGTACAAAGGCAAACATAATGCTGTTTAGTGatgatgctaatgttagcagacTCATGAGAATTCTACCAATTTTatgtttacagaaaaaaatTGTTCCCTGAATCAGTGATACGAAACATAAGCTTTCAGATTTTACAAGGCCTGTCATTTATTCACAAACATGGTAGGTGTACCGTGTTCCCTTCATGCCTTGCGTGAGTGGTTGCATGCCGCAAGATTCATTGAGTGGCTGTACGAGTAATGACAAAACTGTAAAGCTCTGAAGTGTGGAATATTTCTTCCAAAGTCCTGAGTTGTCAATTGGTGATTAATTGATCAGAATCTTGCTGTTTGCGAACCTTTCATACCTGCCTCATCTAACTCACTGTCTGCATTTTTGTAATTAATGGATGTGTGGATGCCTCATATGTAGGATGCAAATTTTAAAGATCtttcaaaaaacacactcacaaccAAGCTTAATATTTGCCTTATGGAATCTGCCCTCGCCTCCACACATCCAGAACTCAACTTTTCAGGATTTCTCTTTaactgtttctttctctcttttctcttttacccctctttccttccttttctgtctctttgcacTGCTGCTAGAGAGAATAAGATGTTCTCAGAGAATGAAATTAGGAACATCTTGTTTCAAGTGCTGTCTGGGTTGGTTTTTGTACATAAGCATGGTAAGAGGCTTTAGTCTACCATTCTTTACCTGCTCAAAGGTAGCATGACCTTCCAGTTTGGTTTGGGtgtgtttgatattttaatTGATGTTTTAGTCTTGCAATGTAGTGGGACCCTCAGCTAGAATACCACTAGCTCAGTATGTACAATATAACATACCTGCAATGTACATGTTTCATTCAATATGCCTGCtaggtgtgtttttatgaagaCACATTTAAGAGACCTCGGCCATAGTATATTTTATAATAGCATTGTAAATTTTAGCTCCACTGTGTATATCTGAAAATGCCTTCATATGTAAATACTTTCATTAATGCCAATGTGCCAACATTTTTATTCACACATTCCTCTTAATATCTGCATGTTGCAACTAACTAACTGTACGAGTAAGAttagacaaataaaacaacttggttaaggttagcaAAACAATGTGGCCGTAGTTAGATAATAAATATGTCAATGATGAATGCTCTAGCCTTGAGAACACATACCCTCAAACCAGGGCCACTGCTGTGAAAGGCAAATATGCATCCATTCACCAGCTGTTCAGTATTCCTTTTCTTGTGTTATCTGAACTTACTGCAGCATTTGAATTTAACATACTGTGATAGAATAGCTGCGTACGATTGCACTTTGGTTGCATTTAGAGTCCCCATTAAAAGGTGCTATTCTCTCTAAACTGTGGCTCAGCTCGATATTAACTTTTCTGCAGGTTTCTTTCATCGAGACATGAAGCCAGAGAATCTGCTGTGCATGGGTCCAGAACTGGTGAAAATAGCAGATTTTGGACTGGCCAGAGAGATCCGCTCCAAACCTCCCTACACAGACTATGTATCAACTAGATGGTGAGAGTACTGTCCAAGCATCAGTAGCCACctaaaacacagatgaaagcCTGTGCATCAAGTACAGTGTGCTAGACTCCTTGTGagttcaagcaaaaaaaaaaaaaaaaagtaaaattcacACTGTGAGCATTATGCTCTCTACAGTATGGGTTGTTGGCTGGTTTATTTGAGTCTGCTCTCTGTCCAGGTATCGAGCTCCAGAGGTCCTGCTCCGGTCGTCGACCTACAGCTCTCCTATTGACCTGTGGGCTGTGGGTTGCATCATGGCTGAACTCTACACTCTCAGACCTCTTTTCCCCGGCAACAGTGAAGTGGATGAGATCTTCAAAATCTGCCAAGTCTTAGGCACCGTCAAAAAGGTGAGAAgaagctgaaaggagagtgGTGGAAATCACTGACTTTTATTCTGTAATCACACAAAAATTTGGGATGCTGAAATTAATTGAAATAATATCCACAATGACATGATAAAGTTTATTTAGAGAAAATATGTTTATCGTGTAAAAGTAAATAGTACTTAAATAGGCCAGGACcagtgttctctctctgtggtgcAAAGCAGCTTAAGTGTGCTCCATGCTGAACAGGATGCCCACTTCATTTCAAAGGCTTTCCCCAAATCCATGCCTATTTACTCTGATTGCCAAGCAGAGAGCTGTCAGAGCCCATTTTTGGTATGACCTGACAAGGTACTAAATCTGTGACCTCCACCACAAGGGCAGGCATGGGCAGGCATCCACTGCCACTGATGTGTATGTGACATAGGATTTCCGTGCTATACTTAGACAGCCATAGACAGTGTAAAGTAAATTATTTATCTACACTGAGACAATATTGCTTATTTACAAtattaaataaacaatgaataacCATGTGATTGTCTCTTCCCTTAGACGGATTGGCCAGAGGGCTACCAACTAGCATCTGCTATGAACTTTCGTTTCCCCCAGTGTGTGCCGACCCACCTGAAGACCCTCATCCCCAATGCCAGCAATGAGGCTATCGCCCTGATGAGGGACCTGCTGCAGTGGGACCCCAAAAAAAGACCCACTGCTGTACAGGTAGGCAAAGCTGAGGCTCAAGGTCGAGTTTAAAGGTGTGGTTATATCATGTCTTTCTGGAGGCCAGAGTATAACCTGAACTCCATGGACCTATTTGGACATACTTTTCGCTTAATCCTAAAAAAACATACCTGTTCTCAAAGAAGCAATTTCCATGACAGTGCAACATTCTCCACTACATGCAGATTATCTGGAATTCCAATACTCAGATTGCATTAGCATCC from Chaetodon auriga isolate fChaAug3 chromosome 21, fChaAug3.hap1, whole genome shotgun sequence encodes the following:
- the plcxd2 gene encoding PI-PLC X domain-containing protein 2 translates to MKTRPAGIGNVNADWMGSLPSKISAMPLKHLAVPGSHDSFTYWVDVHAPVGPDQKTYVKYLATMFSVLAKKVMVKWSMTQNLTFKEQLDAGIRYFDLRVSSKPGEPGNEIYFIHGLFGHKVRDGLLEINSFLSRHKKEVVFLDFNHYYAMDAEHHVYLLDMLQEVFGSRLCNNCAVEAITLDFLWEKKFQVIVFYHHPSAQGIPAMWPGSKIPAPWANTTEPNKLIQFLETTLKQRAKQGSFHVSQAILTPRVNTVAKGLVWGLRNYLVERNLPTIMSWVEAQRPGVDGVNIITSDFVELTDFANIVIKLNNLLLSEQGHKAR